One window from the genome of Nicotiana sylvestris chromosome 9, ASM39365v2, whole genome shotgun sequence encodes:
- the LOC104230715 gene encoding translocator protein homolog, translating to MASQELKHRITKGGQEEEKEVVQTAEHKDREMDRSSKTTRRQKAKRGLKSLGIALTLPLLLTLLDISFFGSSYQYVSMEKPFWIPRLWALHLACLGSAFLMGLSAWLVWADGGFHRQPMAMLLYLSQLGLSLAWDPVVFKVGATKIGLVLCMALFGVLIACARAFKSVNPIAGDLVKPCLGWAVLLSLANLKLVYH from the coding sequence ATGGCTTCCCAAGAGCTGAAACACAGAATTACCAAAGGAggacaagaagaagaaaaggaagttgTCCAAACAGCAGAACACAAAGATAGAGAAATGGACAGAAGCAGCAAAACAACAAGAAGACAGAAAGCCAAACGTGGCCTCAAATCTTTGGGAATCGCCTTGACCTTACCTTTGCTATTAACCCTTTTAGACATCTCTTTCTTTGGGTCCAGTTACCAGTACGTTTCAATGGAGAAACCCTTTTGGATCCCACGTTTGTGGGCTTTGCACTTAGCTTGTTTGGGTTCTGCTTTTCTGATGGGCCTTTCTGCTTGGCTTGTTTGGGCTGACGGTGGATTTCATCGCCAGCCTATGGCTATGCTCTTGTACTTAAGCCAATTGGGGTTGAGTTTGGCTTGGGATCCTGTGGTGTTTAAGGTTGGAGCTACTAAGATTGGGTTGGTTTTGTGCATGGCTTTGTTTGGAGTGTTGATTGCTTGTGCTAGGGCTTTTAAAAGCGTGAATCCTATAGCAGGGGATCTGGTAAAACCATGCCTTGGATGGGCTGTGCTTCTGAGCCTCGCAAATCTTAAGCTTGTATACCACTAG